Genomic DNA from Cucurbita pepo subsp. pepo cultivar mu-cu-16 chromosome LG13, ASM280686v2, whole genome shotgun sequence:
gttaatagaacaaaaaaaaaagcttggtagaacaaaaatatttaattagattGTTAGTTTTTATTCTTAAGTTTAGGACATTTTTCATGGTATTATTCACTTCAATCGAGTCTTGTGATTTGTGTCGCCACATTATCTATCTGCACGTGGGAGTCACAACAGTCACAACATACTTTCTTCTTAGATAACTCATGTTTCAAGGCTCTGCACGTGGGAGTCACAACATACTTTCTTCTTAGATAACTCATGTTTCAAGCCTCCACCTCATTTCACGTGCTTTATGTATCACACTTCACATCTCAACTTCATTTTTAATGCCTTAATTTCATTCCCAATATCTTGTCTTCATGCCTCACGCCTTAACCATATGTCCTATGTCTCGACTTAAGATCATAAGACACGACCCCTAAGCCAGTCTTAAGACTCAACTCTTAGGCCTTGGCTAGCTCGATAGGATTGGATTAACCCACTTGCCTTTGAATTTGGCTCATAATATCACCCATTCCCTAAGAAAATTCGATGGAGGCTTCTCAACTTGGAGCGAATGACTTCCCAATGGTTGCACGTATCCAATCACTTGTAATTGTAgttaattttcttattcatTTCAAGCAATGATAATAACACTGTCTTTCACTATTATCATATGATAATGAattcttttccaattttattaaaagatcaagtttataatcaagtaCTATTActtaaaatatgttatttacaaaaataaaaatatcatttcaagcaacctttaatttacatttcaAGCCATATAAAGATTgtccaaatattataatagttcaatataatttaaatactaaaacaccaatcatttataatttgattttctctaaaaaaaatcatacttgTTTAAATCTCAAATGCAATAAGGACCTACAAACTAAAGGCCTGAAATACCATTCTAGTCTCTTATGGGATGGGATGGGCAGAGAGTATTAGAAATGACAAACTGATGGCATTCAAAGTTAATCTAAGATAAATAAGAGGGTTACAGGGACAGAGCACTACAACAAGAAGTTCTCAGCCTTAAAAGACGCATATAAGTAAGCTAAACAACCAAAAAGAATCAGACAACAATTCTGCAAGTTATCATAAAAGAACAATTCTGATACCTAAGACATCCTCTGAGCAGCTTCCTTCGCCAGCAGCCTCTCCTTTGCCTTAGTTTTAGCCTGGGATTTGGAACCCATGATTCCACCACCCCACTTCTTCCTGTACTCGTCGTACTTATCATTGAAATTAGCCTAACAtataacaaaacaacaaacaagtCAAAATGAGCCTAATCCAGAGGCCATCTGGGCTTTATATGTTGTGTATATATAGTGTAAACCAAACCACCTTAATAGCTTCGAGGATCCTGCTAAACTCCAGCTTATCTTCGTTCTTCACGGTTGTCAAGCACAAAACTGATGCAGTCTTTTGGTGGACAATCTGTTATTAAAAAGCCAAAATTACAAAAGGTTTGATCCATGGATTCGAAGGAGTAGACATTGTTGTGTTGAATAAAGAGACAGTTACCGCTCCCAATCGTGCTTTTCCCTTCACGATGCAGTATGGAATTTCCATCTTTCTGCACAGAGCTGGGAGCCAAACTACCAACTCAATTGGGTCCACATCGTGTGCAATCACGACCAGCTGTGCCTTGttctgaaaagaaagaaagtacattttAGATGGCGGCTATAAATAGAGGGTTTATCCGATTGCAGATGAAAAGTGTGAATTTTTGCTTGTATGGAATAAAAGACTACCTGTTCAATGAGATAGGTAACATGGTTGAGACCATATTTAACAACGATAGGCTTTTTCGCATCGTGGGATTTGCCTTCAGCCTCTTCCTGAGCTCTTTTCAAAAGACGCTCCCTTTTCTGTGCTTTATCCTCTGGCCTATACTTCAAAAGCATCTTGAACAAGTTTGTTGCTGCATATGcatgaaaatgaatttaaaactAACACTCTAAACACTCTACAACAAATACCAAGAAATAAGAAACGTAAAAAACAAAGGATATGATACACGTCAAATCGAACCAAAACCACATAGAACGTGACCAGAATAATTCGTTGGAATCTGGCCAGAAACTAATATGTTTTCCCAAATGATCAAAACGGAATTTCTAAGTAGAActatcataaaaaaaacaaaggcaCATTTCATTCACGACCAAGAGTATAAAACAGGTTATCTAAAGAGaaccatttataacaaaatgTGAGAAGATCTAAGCATAATACAAGGAAcccaacaagaaaaaaaggcTCAGACAAGAATCTAGGTTCCAAGGTGCTGAAGTTTACTAGCAATTCCCAAAATACTTGAATTGTCAACGAACAAGTTAGCAAAACCAAACTGTCAATCAATAAGGTAATAAACTacttatttcttctttaaccGTAGCAGAACCTTTTACAACACTCCTAAATTAGATGCATTCGTACAGCGTTTCGCTCCTATAacctaataaattttataatggaGAGAGTTCCAgcttgaaagaagaaaaaacatattaacTAAACTATTCAATGATGACAATCTAAAACCTAACGATTTATGAAAAATCTCTTGACTAATCATATGAAAGGAATTTCGATGAGAATTTTAATGACGATCACAGATATTCGATTTTATTACCAAGATTCTTGTCAAGGGTCTTGGTGAACTGATTCAAAGCTGGTGGAACCTTGAGCCTCTGCTTGAGaatcctcttcttcctctgaatTTGAACAGCTTTCGGCCATTTGACGAACCGTGTGAGATCCCTCTTCGGCGGCAATGCCCCACCGATTCCAAACTGCTTCGGACGCTTCTCAAATAGCGGGTTCACCACCTTCTCCTGCAAAAAATCGGATTCTGTGTTAAACCAAAGCAATGAAGAACTGAAACAACAAATTCGCATCAAGGTAAAGGAAAACAAACAATCGATTTACCGGCTTCTTCTTCGCCAAAGCTTTTCCAACAGCCTTCTTCGGTGCCTTTCAAGAACACAAGAAGAACATATCAACAAACATTGTTCACATTAAAATGCAAAGAAATTGCATCACTATGAGATTGACGCAAATCCATAAAACGAAAAAACGAAGTATCTAAGCTACTGATCCATAGAGGAATCGAACGAAAGAGAGAAGACGGGAGTACCATTTTTTCGGCGGCAGGAGAGCGAGGTGAAAGGAAGTGGCCGCCGCTTTAGGGTTTTATTTGGAGGAGGCTCTTCAACACAGTATGAATGGTGGAACGCCTCAggtttctattttctttataaatgtcataatattttttatttgtttatttaattttaagttacaattttaattttgaatttttaaaaaatttaataggttAAGAACGAGTTagaccatttttaaaaatgaaactatttttaattgatttttaaatttaattttatattttttaaataataaaattaatttaatttatatacttttattttttttatttaatatatttcaaataaatttaataaattaatgttagACATTAAATTGAATTCAAGATTATATGTTTATATACCTATGAGAACGTGATTTCGGTACCACCGTCACGCACACTGACTACAGTGACATTGTTAATATTGATAGCATAAATATGTGCATATAAGAAAACGAAGATAgtttaaatataacaaaaactAAGCAATAAAGCaccttggattttccctttcgtcTCGGGTTGTCTCGTGATCCCCTATGCAGCTTGGCCCCCAAACAGTACCAACCCAAGTCTAATAAAAGCAAGCTCAGCAGCGACGAAAGTAGCAAACACAACGATAAAATTACTGTAGTTGATGCTTCACTGTATACTTTTTCATATACTTCAAAATCAGCACAATCTcgtttaattttgtgtttttactCTAAGGAACTAAGGGCTATCGTCTCTGAAGAAAAAGGCGAGTCACAACGTGAGCAATACGAGCAACATGAATACCTGAGATCTTACTCAAAATTTCGACTTTTTCGAGAAGGCTAGTCAAACCCTCGGCACATATGAAGAAGTGATAAGGAGAGATGTGGGGTTTTCATATCTCGAACCCATGTGGGCTTGAAAGTTTAGTACAAGACCGACCAAGAGTATGCTCGACTCTATCAATCACCACTGTGGGTTCTTTGCCCTTCAAAACGAGGACTATGGTCGTGTGATTAAGACGTTTCAAATGAATACCCTCGTTTAAGCAATTGACGCATGCTCTTGTAACATCTCCATCTACTACCACGTGTCAGTATTCCTAGTAGAATAATCTCGGAAAACCATTTGAACCAAGGACTTTTGAAGGGTGCATTTGCTTAGGAATAACTTTTATCTCCTAAGCTTTAAAGAGACGaccattaatttaaaaaaatgtaaatactccgagaaaatttaaaataataaatattaaattacaaattcataaaaaaaaaattaatttctctaaatttgtaatttattaaaatctaaatataaaatttaaagtttacataaattaaatttaattaaattagagagagaaaaacctAGGTTGGTCTTGTTCATCACTGTGTGTAATTGCCAACCCTAATAAAACCCTAGCAGGCATCATACTGAAGCGGCAGCTTACTTCACCCCGCCCTATTGCCGCGCGAAAAATGGTACCCTCTCCTTCTTTCCCGTTCGATTCCTCTATGGATCAGTACATTTGATTCTTCGTTTTTCGTTTTATGGATATGTAATCTCTTTACTTTTGGATTTGGGTCAATCTCATAGTGATGCAATTTCTTTGCATTTTAATGTGAACAATGTTTGttgatttgttcttcttgtGTTCTTGAAAGGCACCGAAGAAGGCTGTTGGAAAAGCTTTGGCGAAGAAGAAGCCGGTAAAATCGAttgtttgttttcctttccctCGATGCGAATTTGTTGTTTCAGTTCTTCATTGCTTTGGTTTAACATAGAATCCGATTGTTTGCAGGAGAAGGTGGTGAACCCGCTATTTGAGAAGCGTCCGAAGCAATTTGGAATCGGTGGGGCATTGCCGCCGAAGAGGGATCTCACACGGTTCGTCAAATGGCCGAAAGCTGTTCAAattcagaggaagaagaggattCTCAAGCAGAGGCTCAAGGTTCCACCAGCTTTGAATCAATTCACCAAGACTCTTGACAAGAATCTTGGTAATATAATCGAATTGCTGTGATCTTAGTTAATTACGGATTGTGTTCCCCTTCGGTTTATGCATTGTGTTCTTTGAGCCTGGAACTCTCTTCCTTTATGAAGTAGGAAATTTGTTAGGTTATATGAGCGTTGGGTTGAATGATTGCACTTAATTTAGGAGAAGTGTAGAAATGTTCTGCTACGGTAAAAGAAGAATTAAGTAGTTCCATACCTTATTGATAGAACGTTTGGTTTGGCTACCTCGAGATTCTATGCTTTGATTGACAAATGCAAGTTTATTTGGGATTGTTGATAATAAGCTTCAATTTCTTGGAACCTAGATTCTTGTCCAAACCTTTTTTCTTGTTGGGTTTCTTAGATAGTGCTTGGATCTTCTCACATTTTGGGTGATTTAGACGTTCAAACGACTGTATTGTCGATTTGATGTGTATCATGTCCTTTGTTTTTCATGTTTCACGTTTCTTGGTATTTGTTTGAAGTGTTTAGagtgtttgttttgaattcaTTTCCATGCATTTGCAGCAACAAACTTGTTCAAGATGCTTTTGAAGTATAGGCCAGAGGATAAAGCACAGAAAAGGGAGCGTCTTTTGAAAAGAGCTCAGGAAGAGGCTGAAGGCAAATCCCACGATGCGAAAAAGCCTATCGTCGTTAAATATGGTCTCAACCATGTTACCTACCTCATCGAGCAGGTGTTCGTTTATTTCATACGTGCGAAAATCTTCACTCTTTCCAACTGCAATGTTATCTGTAACTTCAATATAAAATGTACTTTATTTTCAGAACAAGGCACAGCTGGTTGTGATAGCACATGATGTGGATCCGATTGAGTTGGTTGTATGGCTCCCAGCTTTGTGCAGGAAGATGGAAATTCCATATTGCATTGTGAAGGGAAAAGCACGATTGGGAGCGGTaacaattttccttttaaccCTTTCCTGAAAAACGTTTTACGATTCGCTGAATCCTGGGGACAGTCGTTTGAAAATTGTTCCTTTTTCAATAGATTGTCCATAAGAAGACTGCATCAGTTTTGTGCTTGACAACAGTTAGGAACGAAGATAAGATGGAGTTCAGCAGGATCCTAGAAGCTATTAAGGTGACTAGCACATTTAAAATAGATATTACTCTTGTCGTGTACCTCTGCGTCGAGCTTACTTTTTTAATACGCGTGCTGCTGTGTTTCGTTCGTTTAGGCAAACTTCAATGACAAGTACGACGAGTACAGGAAGAAGTGGGGTGGCGGAATCATGGGTTCCAAGTCACAGGCCAAAACCAAAGCAAAGGAGAGGCTCCTTGCCAAGGAAGCAGCTCAAAGGATGTCTTAGGAATTCACAGACCCAAGTCTAGGAGCGAGCAAAGGACAAAGGAGAAGCTTTTAGCAGAGCAGAGCATGTCAAAGTATGGCCGAGGGAGTCGGTAATGATCTAACTTAAgccatttttctttgattacaAAGCAGATTTTTCACGAggcttgtttttattttcagcttttaagttttttggattgtgaaattttaAACTGTTCTTCTACGAGATGACATTATGGAATTATTCTATTCGGACACCGATTTTCTCGTATATGTCTAGAGTTATACGTTTGATATCGACATTATGGAATTATACAACATTGCAcacattttattgatattttctcgacaattttataaattgaggaatgtttcgtttccctctccaaccgaggtagaatctcacaattcatcccctCTTGGGGGTCAACATCCTTGTTGGTGataatatttgtaatagctgaggtcaccactagtagatattttttgtattcatTATTTATCGCTATcaatctcatggttttaaaatgcatttacgaagaataatttttcacaCTCCCATagagaatgcttcgttcccctgaGATTTCACAATTGAATTTGGTGGCATTTGGTTCCCAAATTTTTTTCGTTAATTATTTAACGAACACAactaaaaaacttaaaaagttttattttattttaataattttaaataaaaaataggtgTCATACCATTTAAAACGACAAAATTAAGGAgccaaatttcatttaatttctaattaagGAGACAAAATTAATGAGCCacaaatttctaaataaaaatattatttaaatatatctcTTCCCcctcaaatatataaatattttgttaaaaatttcctttcttttgagAGGTgtttatcaataaaataaaattagctCCCAGCGAGGGTCGAACTCGCGACCTTTCGCTTACGAAGCGAACGCAATACCACTATGCTATGGAAGCAATTTACATCTCCTAAGTTTGTCattacaattttcaaaataaattaatttcttaaattttagactaaataataaaaaaatacccaattttgtttcaacaatacctcacagtttttaaaagtttgCAATAGATAATCTCATCTTCCCCTCCCCTGCCCATTTTGCCCATTTTTCAAAATCCACTCGCTAATTAGCATTCAAAACTTCAAAGTaaagatattaaatatgacacccgagtaaaaaAGGGACACATGAATAAATCGGGATCACATCCGAATGAGAGCGATTACGAAGATATGATTactaagaaaaatttaaaggaattGAAAGTCATTATTTATACCAATAAGGCgaactttcatttttcagtggcttaattataagaatttcATGGTTAATAAGTTTTAATTCGACTAATTTTATATTGGGTGACCTCTCACGAAtttttctacacccttataagaggTTTTTACaaccttataagagtgtgggaCCTCGAAG
This window encodes:
- the LOC111809094 gene encoding 60S ribosomal protein L7a-2 — its product is MAPKKAVGKALAKKKPEKVVNPLFEKRPKQFGIGGALPPKRDLTRFVKWPKAVQIQRKKRILKQRLKVPPALNQFTKTLDKNLATNLFKMLLKYRPEDKAQKRERLLKRAQEEAEGKSHDAKKPIVVKYGLNHVTYLIEQNKAQLVVIAHDVDPIELVVWLPALCRKMEIPYCIVKGKARLGAIVHQKTASVLCLTTVKNEDKLEFSRILEAIKANFNDKYDEYRKKWGGGIMGSKSQAKTKAKERLLAKEAAQRMS
- the LOC111809095 gene encoding 60S ribosomal protein L7a-2-like; this encodes MAPKKAVGKALAKKKPEKVVNPLFEKRPKQFGIGGALPPKRDLTRFVKWPKAVQIQRKKRILKQRLKVPPALNQFTKTLDKNLATNLFKMLLKYRPEDKAQKRERLLKRAQEEAEGKSHDAKKPIVVKYGLNHVTYLIEQNKAQLVVIAHDVDPIELVVWLPALCRKMEIPYCIVKGKARLGAIVHKKTASVLCLTTVRNEDKMEFSRILEAIKANFNDKYDEYRKKWGGGIMGSKSQAKTKAKERLLAKEAAQRMS